One window of the Rhizobiaceae bacterium genome contains the following:
- a CDS encoding DMT family transporter, whose product MSARIAYILLFLTCLFWGGNSVAGKLAVGNVSPMLLTTLRWGLAFVILLALGWPRIRVDLPKLRASWLFLLVAGMFGFTVFTVALYGALLFTTAVNTSIEQAAIPMVIFLANFLLFGLRVTATQVLGFFISIAGVLVVASHGDPFRLLALDVNVGDAIMLVAVLVYGLYSVVLRWKPQVHWQSLMAGLTFSAFVTSVPFALAEAASGGMILPNATGWGIVAFTVVFPSILSQIFYIRGIELIGSNRAGLFINLVPICGTLLSLAILREQFHLYHAVALGMALGGIWLAERRAASA is encoded by the coding sequence GTGTCCGCGAGAATCGCCTACATCCTGCTGTTCCTGACCTGCCTTTTCTGGGGCGGCAATTCGGTTGCGGGCAAGCTCGCCGTCGGCAACGTCTCCCCCATGCTGCTGACAACCCTGCGCTGGGGGCTGGCCTTCGTCATCCTGCTTGCGCTCGGCTGGCCGCGCATTCGCGTCGACTTGCCAAAACTCCGGGCGAGTTGGCTCTTCCTGCTGGTCGCCGGGATGTTCGGCTTCACCGTGTTCACGGTGGCGCTCTACGGCGCCCTGCTCTTCACCACGGCGGTGAACACCAGCATCGAGCAGGCCGCCATCCCGATGGTGATCTTCCTGGCGAACTTTCTCCTGTTCGGCCTCAGGGTCACGGCGACGCAGGTCCTCGGCTTCTTCATCTCCATCGCCGGCGTGCTGGTCGTCGCCAGCCATGGCGATCCCTTCCGCCTGCTGGCGCTGGACGTGAATGTCGGCGACGCGATCATGCTCGTCGCCGTGCTCGTCTACGGCCTCTACAGCGTGGTCCTGCGCTGGAAGCCCCAGGTCCATTGGCAAAGCCTGATGGCGGGACTGACCTTCTCGGCCTTCGTCACCTCCGTACCTTTCGCGCTCGCGGAGGCCGCCAGCGGCGGGATGATCCTGCCGAATGCGACCGGCTGGGGCATCGTCGCCTTCACCGTCGTCTTTCCCTCGATCCTCTCACAGATCTTCTACATCAGGGGCATAGAGCTGATCGGCAGCAACCGCGCCGGCCTGTTCATCAATCTCGTGCCGATCTGCGGCACATTGCTGTCGCTGGCGATCCTGCGCGAGCAGTTCCACCTCTACCATGCGGTCGCGCTCGGCATGGCGCTCGGCGGCATATGGCTGGCGGAAAGGCGCGCCGCATCGGCGTGA
- the serA gene encoding phosphoglycerate dehydrogenase yields MPRVLVSDKLSPTAVQIFKDRGVEVDYLPDLGKDKDKLLEVIGQYDGLAIRSATKVTEKLINAATNLKVIGRAGIGVDNVDIPAASRRGIIVMNTPFGNSITTAEHAIAMIFALARQLPEANASTHAGKWEKNRFMGVEITGKTLGVIGCGNIGSIVATRGVGLKMHVIAYDPFLSDSRAEELGVEKVELDELFKRSDFITLHTPMTEKTKGIINADAISRMKKGVQIVNCARGGLIVEPDLLAALKSGKVAGAALDVFETEPATESPFFGLENVVATPHLGASTSEAQENVALQIAEQMSDYLIKGAVSNAINMPSITAEEAPRLKPFVKLAEVLGAFVGQVTEEPIKEVEILFDGSTATMNTRALISAALAGLIRPQVADVNMVSAPIMVKERGIIVSEVKRDKSGVFDGYIKLTVKTERMTRAIAGTCFSDGKPRFIQIKGINLDAEVGRHMLYTTNADAPGIIGLLGTVCGENGVNIANFQLGRDRPGGDAIALLYLDAPFPDDVLAKVRAHQAIQSAKKLRFDVAEA; encoded by the coding sequence ATGCCCCGCGTACTCGTTTCAGACAAACTCTCCCCGACCGCCGTGCAGATCTTCAAGGATCGCGGCGTCGAAGTCGACTACCTGCCCGATCTCGGCAAGGACAAGGACAAGCTGCTCGAAGTGATCGGGCAGTATGATGGCCTCGCCATCCGCTCGGCCACCAAGGTCACGGAAAAGCTGATCAACGCCGCGACCAACCTCAAGGTCATCGGCCGCGCCGGCATCGGCGTCGACAATGTCGACATCCCCGCCGCCTCGCGCCGCGGCATCATCGTGATGAACACGCCCTTCGGCAACTCGATCACCACGGCCGAGCACGCCATCGCCATGATCTTCGCGCTGGCGCGACAGCTGCCGGAGGCGAACGCCTCCACCCATGCCGGCAAGTGGGAGAAGAACCGCTTCATGGGTGTCGAGATCACCGGCAAGACACTGGGCGTGATCGGCTGCGGCAATATCGGCTCGATCGTGGCGACACGCGGCGTGGGCCTCAAGATGCACGTCATCGCCTACGACCCGTTCCTCTCCGACAGCCGCGCCGAGGAACTCGGCGTCGAAAAGGTGGAACTGGACGAACTGTTCAAGCGCTCGGACTTCATCACGCTGCACACGCCGATGACGGAGAAGACCAAGGGCATCATCAACGCCGATGCCATCTCCAGGATGAAGAAGGGCGTGCAGATCGTGAATTGCGCGCGCGGCGGCCTGATCGTGGAGCCGGATCTTCTGGCGGCGCTGAAGAGCGGCAAGGTGGCAGGCGCGGCGCTCGACGTGTTCGAGACCGAGCCGGCGACCGAAAGCCCGTTCTTCGGCCTGGAGAATGTCGTGGCGACGCCGCATCTCGGCGCATCCACTTCGGAAGCGCAGGAAAACGTGGCACTGCAGATCGCCGAGCAGATGTCGGACTACCTCATCAAGGGCGCCGTCTCCAACGCCATCAACATGCCGTCGATCACGGCGGAGGAAGCGCCGCGCCTGAAGCCCTTCGTGAAGCTCGCGGAAGTGCTCGGCGCCTTTGTCGGGCAGGTGACGGAGGAGCCGATCAAGGAGGTCGAGATCCTGTTCGACGGCTCGACCGCGACGATGAACACGCGCGCCCTGATCTCGGCGGCGCTGGCGGGCCTGATCCGGCCGCAGGTGGCGGACGTCAACATGGTGTCCGCGCCGATCATGGTGAAGGAGCGCGGCATCATCGTTTCGGAAGTCAAGCGCGACAAATCGGGCGTGTTCGACGGCTATATCAAGCTGACGGTCAAGACCGAGCGGATGACGCGTGCGATCGCCGGAACCTGCTTCTCCGACGGCAAGCCGCGCTTCATCCAGATCAAGGGCATCAATCTCGACGCGGAGGTCGGCCGGCACATGCTCTATACGACCAATGCCGACGCGCCGGGCATCATCGGCCTCCTGGGCACGGTCTGCGGCGAGAACGGCGTCAACATCGCCAACTTCCAGCTCGGTCGCGACCGGCCGGGTGGCGACGCCATCGCGCTGCTCTATCTGGACGCGCCGTTCCCGGACGACGTGCTGGCCAAGGTGCGTGCGCACCAGGCGATCCAGTCCGCCAAGAAGCTTCGGTTCGACGTGGCCGAGGCGTAA
- a CDS encoding phosphoserine transaminase, whose protein sequence is MTAIATKPGLRPANPNFSSGPCAKRPGWSPEALADAPLGRSHRAKIGKAKLEQAIALTREVLQVPADYRIGIVPASDTGAVEMALWSLLGARGVDMVAWESFGAGWVTDVVKQLKLTDVRTIEADYGHLPDLAQIDFDRDVVFTWNGTTSGVRVPNGDFIPTERAGLTICDATSAAFAQKLDFAKLDVVTFSWQKVLGGEGAHGVLILSPRAVERLETYKPAWPLPKIFRLTSGGKLIEGIFKGETINTPSMLCVEDYIDALNWAKSIGGLDALAARADANAAVIQKFADASGWLDNLAVDAATRSNTSVCLSIVDPALDSDAQAAAAKGIVAALDKEGVAFDIGAYRDAPPGLRIWCGATVETSDLEALMPWLEWAFQNQKAALKAAA, encoded by the coding sequence ATGACGGCGATCGCCACCAAGCCCGGACTCCGTCCGGCAAACCCCAATTTCTCCTCTGGACCCTGTGCGAAGCGACCCGGCTGGTCGCCAGAAGCGCTGGCGGATGCGCCGCTTGGCCGTTCGCACCGCGCCAAGATCGGCAAGGCCAAGCTCGAGCAGGCCATCGCGCTGACGCGCGAGGTTCTGCAGGTTCCTGCTGACTATCGCATCGGCATCGTGCCGGCCTCCGATACCGGCGCCGTCGAGATGGCGCTGTGGTCGCTGCTCGGCGCGCGCGGCGTCGATATGGTGGCCTGGGAATCCTTCGGCGCGGGCTGGGTGACCGACGTGGTCAAGCAGCTCAAGCTCACCGACGTGCGCACCATCGAGGCCGACTACGGCCATCTGCCGGATCTCGCGCAGATCGATTTCGACCGCGACGTGGTGTTCACTTGGAACGGCACGACCTCGGGCGTGCGCGTGCCGAACGGCGATTTCATCCCCACGGAGCGTGCCGGCCTGACCATCTGCGACGCGACCTCGGCGGCGTTTGCCCAGAAGCTCGACTTCGCCAAGCTCGATGTCGTCACCTTCTCCTGGCAGAAGGTGCTGGGCGGCGAGGGCGCGCATGGCGTGCTGATCCTCAGCCCACGCGCCGTCGAGCGGCTGGAAACCTACAAGCCGGCATGGCCGCTGCCGAAAATCTTCCGTCTGACTTCGGGCGGCAAGCTGATCGAGGGCATCTTCAAGGGCGAGACGATCAACACGCCGTCCATGCTCTGCGTGGAGGACTATATCGACGCGCTCAACTGGGCGAAGTCGATCGGCGGGCTGGATGCGCTTGCGGCGCGCGCGGATGCCAATGCGGCGGTGATCCAGAAATTCGCCGATGCGAGCGGCTGGCTCGACAATCTCGCGGTCGATGCGGCGACGCGCTCGAACACCTCCGTCTGCCTGTCGATCGTCGATCCGGCGCTCGACTCGGATGCGCAGGCGGCGGCCGCCAAGGGCATCGTCGCGGCGCTGGACAAGGAAGGCGTGGCCTTCGACATCGGCGCCTATCGCGACGCGCCTCCCGGCCTCAGGATCTGGTGCGGCGCAACGGTCGAGACGTCCGATCTCGAAGCGCTGATGCCCTGGCTTGAATGGGCCTTCCAGAACCAGAAGGCCGCGCTCAAGGCGGCGGCCTGA
- the asnB gene encoding asparagine synthase (glutamine-hydrolyzing): protein MCGIVGYVGTEVRAAGAAALLRRMCGALAHRGPDGEGVHVGVGMGFGHRRLSVIDLSAGAAQPMASADGALCITYNGEIFNHVELRDMLEARGRRFRSTSDTEVVLQLYEEFGTDFVTHLNGDFALAIWDERRRCLVLARDRMGVRPLFHAWRGNTFYFASEMKALLQVPGIDAEIDPLALDQIFTLWAPVSPRTIIRGVSELPPAHIMMIENGEARSRRYWSLDFPDADERADGRSEAAIAEEVLALLEDATRIRLRADVEVGSFLSGGLDSSAVSALAARLAPGRLRTFAVAFDDPEFDESDWQAAMAAALGTEHHTIRCGADGIAAVFPDVVRHAEQPILRTAPAPLYRLAGLVRETGLKVVLTGEGADEIFAGYDLFKEARIRRFCARQPSSAIRPHLFRRIYPYLPGLQQQTPQYLAAFFGVGTDDPADPLFSHRPRMQTTAGAKLFYSDDLRAALRGYDAAEEFAACLPSAFTRWHPQHQAQYLETSHLLPGYILSSQGDRVAMAHCVETRFPFLDHRLIECAARIAPGLKLRGLREKHILREAVEGLLPGEIRGRPKQPYRAPDSAAFRDQAAAYVDDLLSPASVGAAGLFNPVAAARLLAKSRRAPLAGFRDNAAFAGILSTQLWVREFAAGATRMRAQPAA from the coding sequence ATGTGCGGCATCGTCGGTTATGTCGGGACGGAGGTGCGCGCTGCCGGGGCGGCGGCGCTGCTGCGCCGCATGTGCGGCGCGCTCGCCCATCGGGGGCCTGACGGCGAAGGCGTGCATGTCGGCGTCGGCATGGGGTTCGGCCACCGCCGCCTTTCTGTGATTGACCTGTCCGCCGGGGCCGCCCAGCCGATGGCGAGCGCGGACGGTGCGCTCTGCATCACCTATAATGGCGAGATCTTCAACCACGTCGAGCTGCGCGACATGCTGGAGGCGCGCGGCCGGCGTTTCCGCTCGACATCAGACACGGAAGTCGTGCTCCAGCTCTACGAGGAGTTCGGCACGGATTTCGTCACGCATCTCAACGGCGATTTCGCCCTCGCCATCTGGGACGAGCGCAGGCGATGCCTCGTGCTGGCGCGCGACCGCATGGGCGTGCGTCCGCTGTTCCACGCATGGCGGGGCAACACGTTCTATTTCGCCTCCGAAATGAAGGCGCTGTTGCAGGTGCCGGGCATCGACGCGGAAATCGACCCGCTGGCTCTCGACCAGATCTTCACGCTGTGGGCGCCGGTTTCGCCCCGCACCATAATCAGGGGCGTTTCCGAACTGCCGCCCGCGCATATCATGATGATCGAGAATGGCGAGGCGCGTTCCCGGCGATACTGGTCGCTCGACTTCCCGGATGCCGATGAGCGAGCCGACGGGCGTTCCGAAGCCGCGATCGCCGAGGAAGTGCTCGCCCTTCTGGAAGACGCGACGCGCATTCGCCTGCGCGCCGATGTCGAGGTCGGCTCCTTCCTGTCGGGAGGACTGGATTCCTCGGCGGTCTCCGCACTCGCCGCGCGGCTGGCTCCCGGCCGTCTGCGCACCTTCGCCGTCGCCTTCGACGATCCGGAATTCGACGAGAGCGACTGGCAGGCCGCGATGGCCGCAGCGCTCGGCACCGAGCACCACACAATCCGCTGCGGCGCGGACGGCATAGCCGCCGTCTTCCCGGACGTCGTGCGCCATGCCGAGCAGCCGATCCTGCGCACCGCGCCCGCGCCTCTCTACCGGTTGGCCGGGCTGGTGCGCGAAACGGGGCTGAAGGTTGTCTTGACGGGCGAAGGCGCCGACGAGATTTTTGCCGGCTACGACCTTTTCAAGGAAGCCCGCATACGCCGCTTCTGCGCGCGCCAGCCGTCCTCCGCCATCCGGCCACATCTTTTCCGGCGCATCTACCCCTATCTGCCCGGCCTGCAACAGCAGACGCCGCAATACCTCGCTGCTTTCTTCGGCGTCGGGACGGACGATCCGGCCGATCCGCTCTTTTCCCACCGCCCGCGCATGCAGACGACCGCCGGTGCAAAACTTTTCTACTCCGACGATCTGCGGGCCGCCCTGCGCGGCTACGACGCGGCGGAGGAGTTCGCCGCCTGCCTGCCGTCCGCCTTCACGAGATGGCACCCGCAGCATCAGGCGCAGTATCTGGAAACCAGCCACCTCCTGCCCGGCTACATCCTGTCGAGCCAGGGAGACCGCGTGGCCATGGCGCACTGCGTCGAGACGCGTTTTCCCTTTCTCGACCATCGGCTGATCGAATGCGCGGCGCGCATCGCGCCCGGCCTGAAGCTGCGCGGCTTGCGCGAAAAACACATATTGCGGGAGGCGGTCGAAGGCCTTCTTCCCGGTGAAATCAGGGGACGGCCGAAGCAGCCCTATCGCGCGCCGGACAGCGCCGCCTTCCGCGACCAAGCCGCCGCCTATGTCGACGATCTCCTGTCCCCGGCGAGCGTCGGAGCGGCCGGCCTGTTCAATCCCGTAGCCGCCGCGCGCCTTCTGGCAAAATCCCGGCGTGCGCCGCTTGCCGGGTTCCGCGACAACGCCGCCTTCGCCGGCATCCTCTCCACGCAGCTCTGGGTGCGGGAATTCGCCGCCGGAGCAACGCGCATGCGCGCCCAGCCGGCGGCCTGA
- a CDS encoding acyl carrier protein, translating into MSQSVQSEIRAFIVENFLFGDDSQPLDPDMSLIDNDLVDSTGILELVSFLEQRFGIAVADAEIVPANLDTIGRIAAYVGHKRADGTRLAG; encoded by the coding sequence ATGTCCCAATCTGTCCAGAGCGAAATCCGGGCCTTCATCGTCGAGAACTTCCTGTTCGGCGACGACAGCCAGCCGCTCGACCCCGATATGTCGCTGATCGACAACGATCTGGTCGATTCGACCGGCATTCTCGAACTGGTTTCTTTTCTGGAACAGCGCTTCGGTATCGCCGTCGCTGACGCCGAGATCGTTCCGGCCAATCTCGACACGATCGGCCGCATCGCCGCCTATGTCGGGCACAAGCGGGCCGACGGAACTCGGCTGGCCGGATAG
- a CDS encoding acyl--CoA ligase, protein MRVEDLLAGSAATDPAKTAIVVDGARLTYGELDAMSDALARNLVAREVRRGDRVIVLMDNVWEAAVAIFGALKAGAVFCPVNPAQKADGLRFVIESCRPRVILTQARHVAMCGAALADLAETPIIIASGAAIPPGGVIESFEACLAAPGTLLPQTDSGDDLAMLIYTSGSTGWPKGVMMSHAGMDFASAAIASYLGNTAGDVVLSALPISFTYGLYQLLVAVRVGATLVLEKNFAFPAAVLETARIERVTGLPLVPTMASLVLSMKDLRPGALPSLRYVTNAAAPLPPAHVEGLQRLFPGVRLYSMYGMTECARAAYLPPEEIGQRPGSVGKAMPGTKVAIVDEAGRPVPEGETGELLVQGPHLMRGYWQDEAATRIALRENPQLGGTWLHTGDLFRADDDGFLTFVGRRDDMLKVRGEKVAPKQVEAVLHDCPGIAEAVVIGRPDPVAGHLLHAVVVRNSPALTEREVMRHCAARLPDVMVPRSVEFRAELPRTASGKVARRLVA, encoded by the coding sequence ATGCGCGTCGAGGATCTTCTGGCAGGTAGTGCCGCGACCGATCCGGCGAAAACCGCGATCGTGGTCGATGGTGCGCGCCTTACCTATGGCGAACTCGACGCCATGTCGGATGCGCTGGCCCGGAATCTCGTCGCACGCGAGGTCCGGCGCGGGGACCGCGTGATCGTCCTGATGGACAATGTGTGGGAGGCGGCGGTCGCCATCTTCGGCGCGCTCAAGGCCGGCGCCGTGTTCTGCCCGGTCAATCCCGCCCAGAAGGCGGACGGCCTTCGCTTCGTCATCGAAAGCTGCCGGCCGCGCGTGATCCTGACGCAGGCGCGTCATGTCGCCATGTGCGGCGCAGCTCTTGCCGACCTGGCGGAAACGCCGATCATCATCGCGTCCGGCGCCGCGATTCCGCCGGGCGGCGTCATCGAGAGCTTCGAGGCCTGCCTCGCCGCGCCGGGCACCCTGTTGCCGCAGACAGACTCCGGCGACGATCTGGCGATGCTCATCTACACGTCCGGATCGACCGGCTGGCCCAAGGGCGTGATGATGAGCCATGCCGGCATGGATTTCGCGTCCGCCGCCATCGCCTCCTATCTCGGAAACACCGCCGGCGATGTGGTGCTGAGCGCCCTGCCGATTTCCTTCACCTACGGCCTCTACCAGCTTCTGGTCGCTGTCCGCGTCGGCGCGACGCTGGTGCTGGAGAAGAATTTCGCCTTTCCCGCCGCCGTTCTTGAAACGGCGCGCATAGAGCGCGTCACGGGCCTGCCGCTGGTGCCGACCATGGCCTCGCTCGTGCTTTCCATGAAGGATCTGCGGCCCGGCGCGCTGCCGTCGCTGCGCTATGTCACCAACGCCGCCGCGCCGCTGCCGCCCGCCCATGTCGAGGGCCTGCAAAGGCTTTTCCCCGGCGTGCGCCTCTATTCCATGTACGGAATGACCGAATGCGCCCGCGCCGCCTATCTGCCGCCGGAGGAGATCGGGCAGCGGCCCGGATCGGTCGGAAAGGCGATGCCGGGCACGAAGGTTGCGATCGTCGACGAGGCCGGCCGGCCGGTGCCGGAAGGCGAGACGGGCGAACTTCTGGTGCAAGGTCCCCATCTCATGCGCGGCTACTGGCAGGACGAGGCCGCGACCCGCATCGCGCTGCGCGAGAACCCGCAGCTCGGCGGGACATGGCTGCACACTGGCGATCTCTTCCGCGCCGACGACGACGGATTCCTCACCTTCGTCGGCCGGCGCGACGACATGCTGAAGGTGCGCGGCGAAAAGGTCGCGCCGAAACAGGTGGAGGCGGTTCTCCACGATTGCCCCGGCATTGCCGAGGCGGTCGTGATCGGCCGTCCGGACCCGGTCGCGGGCCATCTCCTGCACGCCGTCGTCGTGCGCAACTCTCCCGCCTTGACGGAGCGCGAGGTGATGCGCCACTGCGCCGCCCGCCTGCCGGATGTGATGGTGCCGCGCTCTGTCGAGTTCCGCGCCGAACTGCCGAGGACGGCAAGCGGCAAGGTCGCCCGCCGCCTCGTCGCCTGA
- the nadE gene encoding NAD(+) synthase — protein MQDHPTRFSAETLAIDADAEIERMAAWLREQLRVSLRRRGLVLGLSGGIDSSVCAGLAARAVGPKNVFCLFMPESDSDPESLRLGRLVAETFGLESVVEDIAPALAAMGCYERRDGFIRQVEPAYGAGWSSKIVIDGPLVTGGYNVSSLVVRDPDGETRKHRLPAPVYQGIVAATNMKQRTRKQLEYYHADRLNYAVVGTPNRLEYDQGFFVKNGDGAADIKPIAHLYKSQVYQLAERLGVPEEVRRRPPTTDTYSLPQTQEEFYFALPYDKMDLCLHGLDHALPVREVAHACGLSEEQVERVWTDIAAKRKAARYLHLPPLLCGAL, from the coding sequence TTGCAGGATCATCCAACCCGCTTTTCGGCCGAGACGCTCGCCATCGACGCGGATGCCGAGATCGAGCGCATGGCGGCATGGCTGCGCGAGCAGCTTCGCGTTTCGCTGCGCCGGCGCGGTCTCGTTCTCGGCCTGTCGGGCGGCATCGATTCCAGCGTCTGCGCCGGGCTGGCGGCGCGCGCCGTGGGGCCGAAGAACGTCTTCTGCCTGTTCATGCCGGAAAGCGATTCCGATCCTGAGAGCCTGCGCCTCGGCCGGCTGGTCGCGGAGACGTTCGGCCTTGAGAGCGTGGTGGAGGACATCGCGCCCGCGCTCGCCGCAATGGGCTGCTACGAGCGCCGCGACGGCTTCATCCGGCAGGTCGAGCCGGCCTATGGCGCGGGATGGAGCTCCAAGATCGTCATCGACGGCCCGCTGGTCACAGGCGGCTACAATGTCTCCTCGCTGGTCGTGCGCGACCCGGATGGCGAAACGCGCAAGCATCGCCTGCCCGCGCCCGTCTATCAGGGCATCGTCGCGGCCACCAACATGAAGCAGCGCACGCGCAAGCAACTGGAATATTACCACGCCGACCGCCTGAACTACGCCGTCGTCGGCACGCCGAACCGGCTCGAATACGATCAGGGTTTCTTCGTCAAGAACGGCGACGGTGCGGCCGACATCAAGCCCATCGCCCATCTTTACAAGTCGCAGGTCTATCAGCTCGCCGAACGTCTCGGCGTGCCGGAGGAAGTGCGCCGGCGACCGCCGACCACCGACACCTACTCCCTGCCGCAGACGCAGGAGGAGTTCTACTTCGCGCTGCCCTACGACAAAATGGACCTTTGCCTCCACGGTCTCGACCACGCGCTGCCCGTACGCGAGGTCGCACATGCGTGCGGCCTGAGCGAGGAGCAGGTGGAGAGGGTGTGGACCGACATCGCGGCCAAGCGCAAGGCCGCGCGCTATCTGCACCTGCCGCCGCTTCTCTGCGGCGCGCTATAG
- a CDS encoding outer membrane beta-barrel protein, whose product MKFARRIVFSLLATAAVPFHVAIAADYEPPIVIDEAPEVVPVEVGSGWYLRGDLSYNVNKSVYDVDIGLPGVEGEHTRFGFGGGVGYHFTDYFRSDINLAYVSYDDYTFASPFGDVKFRNTDWTALANVYLDLGTVAGFTPYVGVGAGALVSNTRLDVGAPGFGLVDNQTNFAYSANAGIAYRLRNNVSVDVGYQYLSSPDAQYLDYETMTVKDGVDYHQVRVGLRYDLW is encoded by the coding sequence ATGAAGTTCGCAAGGCGCATCGTATTCTCGCTGCTGGCAACCGCAGCGGTTCCGTTTCATGTCGCGATCGCGGCGGACTACGAGCCACCCATCGTCATCGACGAGGCGCCGGAGGTGGTCCCGGTCGAGGTCGGGTCGGGATGGTATCTGCGCGGCGATCTCAGCTACAACGTCAACAAGAGCGTCTATGACGTGGACATCGGCCTGCCGGGCGTCGAGGGCGAGCACACGCGCTTCGGTTTCGGTGGCGGCGTCGGCTACCACTTCACCGACTATTTCCGCAGCGACATCAACCTGGCCTATGTCTCCTATGATGATTATACGTTCGCATCGCCGTTCGGCGACGTGAAGTTCAGAAACACGGACTGGACCGCGCTCGCGAACGTCTATCTCGATCTCGGAACGGTTGCCGGCTTCACGCCTTATGTCGGCGTCGGCGCGGGTGCGCTGGTCTCGAATACCAGGCTCGATGTCGGCGCGCCGGGATTCGGCCTCGTCGACAACCAGACGAACTTCGCCTACTCGGCCAATGCGGGCATCGCCTATCGCCTCAGGAACAACGTTTCCGTCGATGTCGGCTATCAGTATCTCAGCTCGCCGGATGCGCAGTATCTGGATTATGAAACCATGACGGTCAAAGACGGTGTCGACTACCATCAGGTCAGGGTCGGCCTGCGCTACGACCTCTGGTGA
- a CDS encoding porin family protein, which produces MSKFASRLLMAALFAGVAAPAFSADIVEPIPYEPAPVVEAPAYNGWYIRGDVGYRWSDLRGIDYITYGGCGFGCIPGEKSFDKTDLKGAMSFGGGVGYQVTKYFRTDLTGDYFFDSDFKGQTSDAFSVSVDRSSYSAFMLLANAYADLGTYSGFTPYVGFGIGGAHVKWDDLRNTIEPNIDNYHKGASGWRFAYALMAGGSYCLTDRLTLDGGYRYSHIEGGRMFEEYSSAGVSLGAGPGFDKGFNIHEVRAGLRYNFGGNQNCAQPVAYEPPADVPVYK; this is translated from the coding sequence ATGTCGAAATTCGCCTCGCGGCTTCTGATGGCCGCCCTGTTCGCGGGGGTGGCCGCGCCGGCATTTTCCGCGGATATCGTGGAGCCGATCCCTTATGAGCCGGCACCGGTGGTCGAGGCGCCCGCCTACAACGGCTGGTATATTCGCGGCGATGTCGGCTACCGGTGGTCCGATCTGCGCGGCATCGACTACATCACCTATGGCGGCTGCGGCTTCGGCTGCATTCCGGGCGAGAAATCGTTCGACAAGACCGATCTGAAGGGCGCCATGTCGTTCGGCGGCGGCGTCGGCTATCAGGTCACGAAGTATTTCCGCACCGACCTGACCGGCGACTACTTCTTCGATTCCGACTTCAAGGGCCAGACCTCGGACGCCTTCTCGGTGTCGGTAGACCGCTCATCCTATTCCGCATTCATGCTGCTGGCCAACGCTTATGCCGATCTCGGCACCTATAGCGGCTTCACCCCCTATGTCGGTTTCGGTATCGGTGGCGCGCATGTGAAGTGGGACGATCTGCGCAACACGATCGAACCCAACATCGACAACTACCACAAGGGCGCGAGCGGCTGGCGCTTCGCCTATGCGCTCATGGCGGGCGGTTCCTACTGCCTCACCGACAGGCTGACCCTGGACGGCGGCTATCGCTACAGCCACATCGAGGGCGGGCGGATGTTCGAGGAATATTCCTCCGCCGGCGTGTCGCTGGGCGCCGGTCCGGGCTTCGACAAGGGCTTCAATATCCACGAAGTGCGGGCGGGCCTGCGCTACAATTTCGGCGGCAACCAGAACTGCGCGCAACCGGTGGCGTACGAGCCGCCGGCCGATGTGCCGGTCTACAAGTAA